Below is a genomic region from Brassica napus cultivar Da-Ae chromosome A10 unlocalized genomic scaffold, Da-Ae chrA10_Random_5, whole genome shotgun sequence.
tctcttctttaagCCCCTTGCTGTTTGGAACACTTACTCGGCCATTCACCAAGATTGTTTCGTTGCTTGTGATCTGATACTCCGTCTTATCATTAAGAGCCACTTTTTGGAAGTTCTCATCCAAACTCTTGGCCTGCTGTATCCTGGTAAGTAGATCGGCCTGATCCACTTCCTCGGATCCCAATGGCTCATCACGTCCAACCAAGGAATTTAGATGTAGTGACCGAACCATCCCTTCTAGTTCATCCGCTTCTCTTTCGGCCGAGACCTCTGCCCTTCTCCGGCTTAAGGCATCAGCCAATAGGTTAGCCTTCTCTAGATGGTATgatatgtccagatcataatcagaaacatactcaatccatcttctttgtctcaagttcaactcaggctgagtgaaaatgtacttcaagctcttatgatCAGTGAGAATCTGGACTTTGGCTCCGTACAGATACGATCTCTATATCTTCAAAGCAAACACCACGGCCGCCATCTCTAGATCATGGATCGGATAATTCCCTTCATGCTTTCTCAGCAGTCTCGAAGCATAAgcaatcaccttcccatgtttcaGGACGCACCCCAACCCAGTGATGGAcgcatccgtatagaccacataagGTTGATCTCCCTCCGGCAATACCAATATTGGTGCATTCGTCAGCATATCCTTTAGAGCTGAGAAACACTTCTCACACCCTTCATTCCAGGCAAAATTCACATCCTTGCCTGTAAGTCGTGTCATGGGTTGAGCCAAACTggcaaaccccttgacataCTTTCTGTAGTAGCCGGCCAGCCCTAGGAAACTCCTAACCTCAGTAGCATTCCTAGGCTGTGGCCAATCTCGTATAGTCTGAACCTTCTCCGGATCTACTGACACGCCCTGATCAGACACAATGTGTCCGAGGAACCCAacgctcttctgccagaaactacacttgcttagttTGGCAAAGAGTTTTTGTTCCCTCAAACGTCCTAGTACGTCCCTGAGATGCTTCTCATGGTCTTCCTTGTTTCTGGAATATACAAGTATGTCAtctatgaagatgattacaaattcatccaagaaatctcgaAAGATACCATTCATcttcttcatgaatgcagctggtgcattggttagaccaagtggcataaccacaaactcatagtggccatacctggtcCGGAACGCCGTCTTCCTGATATCATTAGGCTCAattgggatctgatgatactaggcgaaatcaatcttggaaaaccatttGGCCCCTTTGAGCTGATGCAACAGCTAATCAATTCTGGGtaatgggtacttgttcttcacagtaaccctattcaaccctcggtaatcaatacacagcctgaagctaccagcctttttcttcacaaaaagaactggtgctccccaaggcgagacacttggtcgtatgaaccctttgtccaacaactcttccagttgcttctttagctcggccatctcgacCGGAGCCATATGATATGGACTTTTGGACattggggccgtccctggttctagttctattatgaaccggccagccctatcagggggaatgccctgtagtgcccgaaACACATCCTCAAACTCTATAACCAGCGGAATCCCGTCCGGGTCACCAGCCCCTACAacctccttagtggcgattgtgaccaaaaaggcctcacaacccttCTCAAGCATCCGTTCCACTTGGACTGCTGATATCACTAAGCATCCAGAAGTCAGACGAATAccttggctgtccgtcagcacacacataatgtccatggctgtccgtgtgtgtccgtcagcacacgacctttgacttatgagcctgaatcataatctcttctttaagCTCCTTGCTTTTTGGAACACTTACTCGGCCATTCACCAAGATTGTTCCGTTGCTTGTGATCTGATACTCCGTCTTGTCGTTAAGAGCCACTTTCTGCAAGTTCTCATCCAAACTCTGGGCCTGCTGTATCCTGGTAAGTAGATCGGCCTGATTCACTGCCTCTAATCCCAATGGCTCATCATGTCCAACCAAGGTATTTAGATGTAATGACCGAACCATCCCTTATAGTTCATCCACTTCTCTTTCGGCCGAGACCTCTGCCCGTCTCCAGCTTaaggcatcagccactaggttgCCTTGCCTGGATGGTAtactatgtccagatcataatcaccaacaaactccatccatcttaTTTGTCTCAAGTTCAACTCAGGCTGAGCGAAAATGTAATTCAAGCTCTTATGATCAGTGAGAATCTGGACTTTGGCTCCGTACATATACGATCTCCATATCTTCAAAGCAAACACCACGGCCGCCATCTCTAGATCATGGGTCGGATAA
It encodes:
- the LOC111207953 gene encoding uncharacterized protein LOC111207953, whose protein sequence is MVRSLHLNSLVGRDEPLGSEEVDQADLLTRIQQAKSLDENFQKVALNDKTEYQITSNETILVNGRVSVPNSKGLKEEIMSQAHKSKFSVHPRLNKMYRDLKRYYHWVRMKTAEWVARCPTCQLLKAEHQVPNGML